The Cydia strobilella chromosome 16, ilCydStro3.1, whole genome shotgun sequence genomic sequence gcggacaagttaaagtgggactgggctggtcatgtctgccgcatgccgaatgacttgtgggccaaaataaccacagagtgggtgccccatgagtcaaaccggggatccggcagacctcgtcggcgatggcgggataacttggactcctttttgagcgactggccagatgtagctcaaaaccgggaggagtggaagaagaagggggaggcctttgcccagcagtgggacacaataggctcgtaataaataaataaaatcattagtagaatcataccaccaaaccaaaccaaaaccaaaagtacctatacagcccgcgatacgcgagctgccgcagcccgcgataccttcatactcgtgcgcgccccggccgcggccgccgcgggcccggcgcgggttggtcaacgacacctcctcataactcatgaggccctggtacctgctccgcgctaaattcaatgttaactgcgtttcgaaagtatagtttggaactaaaaagtaaaaagcactagttcgagaaattgagcttctcacacgctacgcagccacaaaaagtaccactttttgagcaactgtattaaaaagatcTTTATCTCTATCTCTTGTTGTAGATGGCGTTCTGAGGGCGTGCACGTAGTTGTGTCATCGGAGGacgcgacggcggcggcgggagCGCGCGCGCTCCTGcaggcggcggccgcggccgcgccCATCGGCGGGATCTTCAACCTCGCCCTGGTACTGCGGGACGCCTTCCTCGAGAATCAGTCCCCGGAATCCTTCGAGGCCGTCGTCAAGCCCAAGATTTATGGTTTGTATCACGATATGGCAGTACTATAACCCTTTAAGGACCATGAACCTACGGGAAGTTCATGGTCTCACTGAGCGTGAGCGAGATTGATGTGCGTGCTCATGAAAGTAATCGATGAGTTTCCTCGAAACTgaaattgcgcatttttagaagcaattttaatattttttaacttaatgtgcataaattgttacatGTAACCAACTGGACCaatgttcgtgatttttctATGGatcgaaagttaaaaaaatagtatttgtGGAGTATTTGTCGGTTATATAGTACCAGACTACTCCTTCGTCCATCTTGAGCGTCCACCTCGATAATCGAGCTTGGACCCAGGTCTCCTTGCTAATTCGCCATGGCAGCTTGTATAAATAATCTACTTACAGCGACACGTGCGTTGGACATGGCGTCGCGAGAGCTGGCACCCGAGTTGGAGCATTTTGTGGCATTTTCATCGGTGACTAGCGGGCGCGGCCTCGCGGGCCAGAGCAACTACGGGCTCGCGAACAGCGCCATGGAGCGGCTGTGCGAACAGCGGCGCGCGGACGGGCTGCCGGGGTTAGCCGTGCAGTGGGGCGCTGTGGGCGACGTGGGGGTCATGACGACCATGCCGCACATCTTGGAGGTAGGCGGTACCGTGCCGCAGCGCATCGCCTCGTGTCTACAGACATTAGAAGCGTTGCTGGCGCTGCCGCACGCCGTAGTCTCGTCCATGGTGCTGGCCGATGAACTGCGCGCGCAGGACAAACCAACGCAGGCGCAGGACCTCGTGCAtgccgttgccgctataatgggtactttttttatttcaattcaacTCAAACAAGAATTTTGCTTAAGTGCGTAATTCAATTTTGCTCCAAGCGTGAGATAAATTTACCTTGATTTTAATCATTTAGAGTGGAGCCCAAAAACTAAGCACAAATTTAAGTTCTATCCACGATTAGTTTCAAAGATAAAGGTTTAGGTTTTTTCGTCCGCAGGCATCAGAGACATTAATAAAGTGTCGGAAACGGCGACTTTAGTCGAATTGGGGATGGACTCACTGATGGGAACGGAGATTAAACAGACGTTAGAACGAAACCACGGCGTTGTGGTCAGCGTGCAACAAGTTCGCACGTTTACGTTCGGCAAGCTCCGCACTATGGCCGATGCAACCGCGCCCTCTGACTTTGTAAACCCGTCTAAACCTGAGAACTCGCTGGAATTAGGCTCTATAGAGCTTATACCCAAGCGAGTGCTCGTCAAACTTCAGTCGCAGCCAGGAATTAGTCCAAATGACAGGCCGGTATTTATGGTAAGATTTCGTAGGTATTTTAATCATTCGTAGTATATCTATGAGGAtggatacataaaaaaaatgtacctaaaacTTGTTAAATTCACTTATGAGATGCATTATTATTCCAACCTGCCTATTCCATACAAACATCAGCAGTCAACTTGTTTAATATACTCTCACGAATACAGTACAGACACGTTGGGTTGTCAAACGACAACAGTGATGGCTTCCAGAATttagtacttttttttattttttatttattctatattaaaatcttacattacatcagacagaaaagtgccgtgaaaccctgtcgggtttgtatcgatactgcattcgtggatacattttacatttaaacattgttgtggtacataggaaaaacaaaaattatataaagttaaaaatgagattacctaattacaataagagttaACTAGGTACACTACGAGTAACTGGAACCACATACTTAAGCAAGCCCAGGATTTGGAATTGGAAAGCGATAAAATAAAAGGTTGAGCTGAGGAGGTAACAGTTATATCTGTCGGCAGGTACATACGACCGAAGGCTCAGTAAACATTCTCCGCCGGGTGGCGGCAAACGTGCGCGGCACAGTGTACGGGCTACAGTGCGCTAAACCAGCTCCATTGGACAACATGGTCGCTCTCGCAAGCTTCTACTTGAAGCAAGTACGCGCCACGCAGCCGCAGCCGCCATATTTTCTACTTGGCTTCTCTTTCGGCTCCAGCGTTGCCTTCGAGATGGCGCTGCAGCTGGAACAAGATGGTTGCGCAACACACCTCGTACTCGTTAATGGCTCACCTGCTTTCGTCGCCATGCATGCCACTAACGCCATAATGAAACGATCGATCTTGCTGCAACCAGACGACGCTGACATGCTTGCTTATATGGCAAAATTATGTTACGGCCTCGACTTGGCTGAGGTGGGTATATGAAATGGTAAAAGTTTTGCCATAAGCAACCTAATTCTACGCTACCGTACCTATAATACGAAACGTAGTAGACGCACTTATTATCAGCCGACGGCTTATTATTCACTTACTGCATAGCGTTACTGAGGTTctattaaactttttttgctaagtatatattaattatatgtgCATTGCATTGTGCATTTGGCAGGTGGCGAACGAGTTGGAGGGACTCCCTGATGGTGAGGCGCGTGTGTGCCGTTTATCGGAGATCATCACCGCTCGCGGCGTGCGCGCGGATAAGGATACGCTACGTATTGCGGCGACCAGGATACATCGCAGGCTGTCAATCGCCTGCCACTACAAACCTTCGTCGCGTCTGCGGGCGCCAGTCACACTCTTCAAAGCGAAAGGCTACCACAAGTCGTTGGGCGAGGAGTACGGGCTAAATGCTGTATGCGAGGAGTTGAATGTGCGGAAGATGGAAGACATCACGCACGACAGAATCCTTACCGGCGACTCAGCTGTCGCTATCGCGGATCACGTGTCCGAGCTACTTGCGCAATACTAATACCCGTAGTCCCGTATagattataaaaaccggccaagtgcgagtcggactcgcgcaccgagggttccgtactttttagtatttgttgttatagcggcaacagaaatacatcatcagtgaaaatttcaattgtctaaataataaataaataattgtaaattgaGAAACCTTTTGTTGGATAACCCTCTGTACTCTATAAGTGAGTTCAtggaattgaatttgtaatgatatatgtgacgttttcaacaaaaaggtaccacatcgtcgcttgtcgataaggttgatttcaaattgaagctatatggaaatagcgccttattgacaatcgacaataagtacccttttggttgagaatggcacatatgtaattttatttgcttcaaatgattttttgtattttaaaaatgacatttacttgttttgcgatattttcactatcacggttcatgagatacagcctggtgacagacggacagcggagtcttagtaatagggtcccgtttttaccctttgggtacggatacggaaccctaaagaaagCCGACTGAAGACGATTAGATCCCCTGAGTGTGTATATTAACATATGTACCTAGGTATTTTTGAGATGTGGGTCACAACGGCTCAACTACCTACATAGATTTACCTACTAAAATTGGAAGGCTAACTTAACAAGTTAACCTCGAAATTCTATATTTTTACACATAAAAAATTTCGATTTTGTTGAAAGCGTTGTTTTGTTagatataagtattttattttttattctaatatggtgccatttatttattacataagaCGAGTTAGGGGGTGAGGAGGGGGGTcgaacatgtcttattttttcttacaagggggtgggaggaggttttCGTAGTTCTTACATAAGATCACAAAGATCACTGGACATACATTTTTTACAACTCTTAAGATAGTGATTGATTTTGTTTgcataaaacaaaacttttctGAGCTAAATATATTAACATACTTTTCACCACGCCAGCTTGTAAAGGCTgtctttatttttcaaaaactgtgcagaaagttgcattttatccacaagagttgtttttgtttcctcatgttggctgatggaattgcctgaaataaatgattatttaatttaattttattttatttttaattttaagtattcTGATTGATAAATATTAAAGCATTCAtcgatttgatttgtaatgtttcacAACTTTTacaattagtattttccttggaATGGTGTGGTGAAATGTgcagcaaagtttgtttaacacttatgccttgaaaccctcacaACAGTCAAGATTTCACTTTTCAAGTCACTTGCTATAGTTGTGGCTTAGTCAATTTTAGACTTTTGATTGCTCAGGTATCACTAATACAATATTAGCGTAAAGGTTTAACGAACAAGTTtgtccccttgtaaaacaaataataatagtcTATGTTAACCTTTTGgctagtatttattattattctaaaacactatttaggcgacaaaaaggtgtggctccgttgaatcatCCAgtcttgtgttgtgttgtgttgtggtccggtgttgtgttgtgttgtctTGTGTTGGTCTTGTGTCTGGTGTTGTTTGGCAATGTGGTTAAGTCGGCCCATTTCTACTTAAAAAGTATACAGTCACTTTGAAACTCCTAGTGTTCATTGTGTTATGGCTCGACaactacaaatactacaaagataaagataaagtgtagtagtgtagtgtagtgtgtagtagtagtagtagtgataaagtgattactactactactactacaacttATTGTAGAACAGCAGTTAGCTGTTTTTTGTAAGTAAGCTCTCGGCAAAGTGGTTCTATGAAGAAATGTAACTTAATTACTTTTTAGCTGCTTTTTCCTGCAGCTCCCCAATACCAAACAACATCAGCTTGACATGAGCCTTAGTCTTAGCACTCTGGTCTTTCAACTCCTCCGCTTTTCTCTCATACGCCTTTATTCTCACATCTAAATATTTCACAGCCTCTTCCGCAGGAAATTCTAGAAAATGATTCAATCCAACGTTTATTAGCATTCTAGAAGTGTCCGGAACTGAGGCCTCCATAAAAAAGTTGCATCCTAAGTTCACCTGAGTCTTGAAACCTTCAGGATGTTTTTCTTTTGAAGTCACCACCTCCAATGTGTGTTTTTGTTGAATCAAGTCGGTGATTTCAGCGTTGATTTGCTGCAGCCGCCAATCCACCTTTTTTAGATCTTCTTTCAAGACGTCGTTGATGAACGCTTCGTACTTTGCGATAGATTCGTCGATTTGTGTAGTGGCCATGGCGTTTAACAAGTTTTTAAGTACTgctaaaacttttaaaatactaGTTATTCTTTTAGTAACAACGCATTTTTAATTTCACACATTGCACCAAATGAAGATATCAGATTCAGATAGTACTAAACGACCATAGTAAAACTGAAACtattaattttgaatattaaaATGTACTAAACTCACTGCCTCAACAGACTTCACAAATCATAACACGGACGACATGTACAGTAGTGACACTAGTGACAGACAGTGACGGTTAATGACGTTTCTTGTTTTCTGACATTGTGACAGGTGTCGCTACGTGTGCGTACTAGcccataagggccctccacactcatgcgcgaatcacggcgcgaaaccgcgaacgcgaatgtggagtctagttcgctattaagcgaaatcgactccacactcgcgttcgcagctacgcgccgtgattcgcgcatgagtgtggagggccctatagacTTGATGTAAGTGACAAAATAGTCGCGGCGACAAAAGTTGCTCATGCGCGCATACCCCCTGTCGTCTACCCAGATTAAAACCCAGACCCAGACCCAGAACGGATTGTTTGTTGCTAATTGTTTGCTCCGGTTGCTCCGGCCAATTTTTTGTTGCCTAGTCTCCCGCTCCCCACCCGCGTGGGCGACCCCAGATTTGttaaaaccaatttttttttgcacccGAGAAAATTCGCAGTTGAAAAGCAgctttattttgatttaaaaaaaaaacagcttttCGACTGAGGTTAAAATGGCCGTAAAATACGGCGCACAAAATACTGGACGGAGATCTCCGGCCGAGGTAGATTTAGGGGTTTAGGGGTCTCTCTTACTCTCTATACCACGGATATAGAGTTAATAGTGTCGACATGAGAAGTCAAACTTGAGCGCTGCATCTcgttctaattagggtgaccataagtcatatgtatatGGAATATAAGGATAACATGGAATATataatttgtcaaaggactgtctcatttcaaacatacagagagaatcatactatctttgtcttacactagtacaagcaccgaaaagaaaaaagtttttttgttcctatttactgacattGGTTTGAGTTTGACCAACAACTATATTAGTAGGGTGTGTCATTTTCTAAACAAATTGAAATTTtaagtggtcacgttttttcatttgtagtctccCTCTTTCGcacactcatggtatgttcataaaggagggcttcccttttgcacacttcagctattttTAAGTGCGTCATTGTAGATCTGTAGTTGCAAATTTTTCTAATTTGCCAGCATTTTCTATTGACAGAAATGTGTCCTACCTATATAGAATCGATTAcattatatataaatagtttgacaaacagtttccgtaacaaaatattatgttaaaaagaacggcccattgacattttattcacaatttctaataccgtcaaacaagctaactgcctacagggtaatcgccccaacgtgaacAAATATTGAGGTAATTTTTACCGATAttgtatccccacgtttatgacgtcatctatgcaaagagtagtataatatatatctatgtATATCCCTTACGGGCACatgcggtaggccgcatctatagaaatatactagatctatggTTGGCCCAATATCATATAGGCAGACCAAAGGCAGAGTTTCTGTAGATCAGCCTTTTGTGCTTGTGTGGTGTGGAAAGGCCCTAAATCTATAGCCCGCTCcagagtgtggagtctagttcgctaatctgcgaaatcgactccacactcgcgttcgcagcttcgcgccgcgtacacgagtgtggagggcccttattgtaattaatgtttacGAAGTTGGCTGAGATATTGGCGTACagtacatttaaattaattatattatgtatttagagcgatatcaatgtcaaaagcatataaataaataagaagtaAAACACTTATTAGGTTACATTTACACCGTCCGAAACTTTACAACATTAcgtaatcattgctgaaaggTGAAAACGTAAACATTCAGGAATCGTAACCATTTCCGAGAATGCGCTACGTTTATCTGTCAAAGAGGCCGTGGTTGAAGTGGACAAAGATTTGGAGTcgtaatttacaatatttaccaACGATGTCTGCCAATTCGCCACCCGGGACTAGCGATGGTAGCTATTTTTTCACCTATTTCTTGCCGGTACGCATAGGTTGAAGATTTAATTATGTTATTGACTTTCAGGAGAAGATTCTTTAGATGCGTCGACCGTCCCGCCAAATCATATAGAAACTATGGGCGCCCGCCTTCGGGATTTGGATGTAGAC encodes the following:
- the LOC134748120 gene encoding protein UXT homolog, which codes for MATTQIDESIAKYEAFINDVLKEDLKKVDWRLQQINAEITDLIQQKHTLEVVTSKEKHPEGFKTQVNLGCNFFMEASVPDTSRMLINVGLNHFLEFPAEEAVKYLDVRIKAYERKAEELKDQSAKTKAHVKLMLFGIGELQEKAAKKQFHQPT